From a region of the Mytilus galloprovincialis chromosome 3, xbMytGall1.hap1.1, whole genome shotgun sequence genome:
- the LOC143066296 gene encoding uncharacterized protein LOC143066296, with product MDCLVSEWTKWSKRDTNGKITRTRDVKRHALNGGKKCPKLEQTQLISVNCEVTQWTEWTTPDEGGNRMRSRVVLQHPKNGGNNCPTLTDKDKVALSCIIGEWTTWSHPDTNGLCTRTRKILRHSVNSGTPCPYTTETKLVVVQCVVSEWTAWGHPDNQGTCIRTRRILIKPVSTGKPCPATTETKSVKRDCELGEWGQWTKPFGFGTIERIKQIKKEAFGGGAPCPVERQTKNAPITTTTTSENFGVQFVRPVVQPRDLVLLIDGSGSIGDEPFAKTLEDLSELIGMFCPLSDPLDHKQNPGNYIQLSAILFSTDSELVFKFNKYHSVKQAQHAIKAIHYNPGTTCTEKALMLGETMFTVSNGMRPSKAVKKEVLLLTDGLYNCEGDNVVLSAAQSLKNVADVYGMMIGISTDDGRQKLSKLVSEPQRDHLFAVDDLGQFSKLIIHLKDLIHAGKLNCVPFKGPLPH from the exons ATGGACTGCTTGGTTAGTGAATGGACAAAATGGAGTAAAAGggatacaaatggaaaaataacTAGAACACGTGATGTTAAAAGACATGCTTTGAATGGCGGGAAAAAATGTCCTAAACTTGAACAAACACAGCTGA TTTCTGTGAATTGTGAGGTTACACAGTGGACGGAGTGGACAACTCCAGATGAAGGAGGAAACAGAATGAGAAGTAGAGTTGTATTACAGCATCCTAAGAATGGCGGTAACAACTGTCCTACTTTGACTGATAAGGATAAAG TTGCATTATCATGTATTATTGGTGAATGGACAACATGGAGTCATCCAGATACAAATGGTTTATGTACAAGAACTAGGAAAATTCTTCGACACTCAGTAAATAGTGGTACTCCGTGTCCTTACACTACAGAAACTAAACTGG TTGTAGTACAATGCGTTGTTAGTGAATGGACTGCATGGGGTCATCCAGATAACCAAGGTACATGTATTAGAACAAGAAGAATTCTTATTAAACCTGTTAGCACTGGTAAACCTTGTCCTGCAACAACAGAGACTAAATCAG TGAAAAGAGATTGTGAACTTGGTGAATGGGGTCAATGGACTAAGCCTTTTGGATTTGGAACTATTGAAAGAATTAAACAGATTAAAAAAGAAGCATTCGGAGGAGGAGCTCCTTGTCCAGTTGAAAGACAAACGAAAAATGCAC CTATCACAACGACTACAACATCTGAAAATTTTGGAGTGCAGTTTGTTCGCCCAGTTGTACAACCACGTGACTTAGTTCTTCTTATTGATGGTTCTGGAAGCATTGGAGATGAGCCATTTGCAAAAACATTGGAAGACCTCTCAGAGTTAATTGGAATGTTCTGTCCGCTTAGCGATCCATTAGACCATAAACAGAACCCCGGGAATTATATTCAACTGTCTGCTATCTTGTTTTCAACTGACTCAGaacttgtttttaaattcaataaatatcacAGCGTAAAACAGGCTCAACATGCGATAAAGGCAAttcattataatcctggtactacATGCACAGAAAAGGCATTAATGTTAGGAGAAACAATGTTTACAGTTTCAAATG GAATGAGACCCAGCAAAGCTGTAAAAAAGGAAGTTTTATTACTAACAGACGGTTTGTACAATTGTGAGGGCGACAATGTAGTGCTTTCTGCAGCCCAATCTTTAAAGAATGTGGCTGATGTTTATGGAATGATGATTGGCATATCAACAGATGATGGACGTCAAAAGTTATCTAAACTTGTGTCAGAACCTCAAAGAGATCAtctgtttgctgtagatgatttgGGACAGTTTTCTAAGTTAATCATCCACTTAAAAGACCTTATTCATGCTGGAAAATTGAATTGCGTTCCTTTTAAAGGTCCATTACCCCATTAA
- the LOC143067003 gene encoding uncharacterized protein LOC143067003, whose translation MNFVLISQVPIDCVVTKWSDWSPHDNNGHSHRERYMTQPALNGGAECPVTYQTKLVHINCIVSAWNEWGPLNAEGISTRFRTIVTTPLNNGDPCPPLEQTKAVSVDCIATVWSVWSPHDSQGLSRRERFVTQQPLNGGKECGHLIETRLVNINCQVSAWNEWGPINSKGIARRYRTIVTTPLNKGDPCPPLEETKKVPINCLVSVWSEWGPLDDSGISRRERTIIVKPLNGGKICPVLKDSKNGMYFIIGSAEKSVNVHSLLTLS comes from the exons atgaattttgttttaatttcacaAGTTCCAATCGATTGTGTGGTTACGAAGTGGAGCGATTGGAGTCCCCATGACAACAACGGACACTCCCACAGAGAGCGATATATGACCCAACCAGCTTTGAATGGAGGAGCAGAATGTCCAGTTACTTATCAGACGAAATTAG TTCATATCAACTGTATAGTAAGTGCTTGGAATGAATGGGGTCCATTGAATGCTGAAGGTATATCTACAAGATTCAGAACAATTGTGACAACTCCTCTAAACAACGGTGATCCATGTCCACCATTAGAACAAACCAAAGCAG TGTCAGTTGACTGTATTGCCACTGTTTGGAGTGTTTGGAGTCCACATGATAGCCAAGGGCTTTCACGAAGAGAGCGATTTGTAACACAGCAACCTTTAAATGGAGGGAAGGAGTGTGGACATCTTATCGAAACAAGATTAG TGAACATAAATTGTCAAGTCAGTGCTTGGAATGAATGGGGTCCAATAAATTCTAAAGGTATTGCTAGACGCTACAGAACTATTGTCACAACTCCCTTGAATAAAGGTGATCCATGTCCGCCTTTAGAGGAAACAAAAAAAG TACCAATTAACTGTCTAGTATCGGTATGGAGTGAATGGGGTCCATTGGATGATAGTGGTATTAGCAGGAGAGAAAGAACAATTATCGTGAAGCCTCTGAATGGTGGAAAGATATGTCCTGTATTAAAAGATTCTAAAAACGGCATGTATTTTATCATAGGAAGTGCGGAGAAGTCTGTCAATGTTCATTCATTATTAACTTTATCTTAA